The following proteins are encoded in a genomic region of Bacteroidales bacterium:
- a CDS encoding GNAT family N-acetyltransferase, producing the protein MKTTEKVFNQVNHVTTKEKQDLVDFLYEHLDEYGDKKVDIARCIDYAMNPNPLAGGFIVEVLHNDKIVGALVMNKTGMSGYIPENILVYIAVNSAYRGQGIGRKIMERSMQLAKGDVALHVEKDNPANFLYKKMGFVNPYLEMRFYRDGKPSRDDV; encoded by the coding sequence ATGAAAACGACCGAAAAAGTATTCAATCAGGTAAATCATGTTACCACCAAAGAGAAGCAAGATTTGGTTGATTTTCTTTACGAACACCTCGACGAGTATGGCGACAAAAAAGTAGACATCGCACGATGCATCGATTATGCAATGAATCCAAACCCTCTGGCTGGCGGTTTTATCGTAGAGGTGCTCCACAACGATAAAATTGTGGGTGCTTTGGTGATGAACAAAACCGGCATGTCGGGCTACATCCCTGAAAACATTTTGGTGTACATTGCTGTAAATTCGGCCTATCGCGGCCAGGGCATCGGACGCAAAATTATGGAGCGAAGCATGCAACTGGCAAAAGGCGACGTGGCCTTGCACGTGGAGAAGGACAATCCGGCTAATTTTCTTTATAAAAAGATGGGGTTTGTAAATCCCTATCTCGAAATGCGTTTTTATAGAGATGGCAAGCCTTCGCGCGATGATGTTTAA